One Euphorbia lathyris chromosome 1, ddEupLath1.1, whole genome shotgun sequence DNA segment encodes these proteins:
- the LOC136220242 gene encoding uncharacterized protein isoform X3, whose protein sequence is MFLLKSWLARLLFQIALLIVNRGYTMNPPCPPVECAHMWGPSLVSSLKDSSLHSSLRQPAFDLIQAIIVSDATALATMMLNNRTPLDTDRSTEFNDGEDDDDGLPFSSDVEEKDNSCWREFSAQSKITSQEYRGWMCVPMIWIDVLVDTDPSILPVSFSKAVFWARSFLTMTEPETAAEMVLSVRSWLLSSATEISNSFGWKVPTGSDDGGGGKESKNSVRVSVIHLPLLRTFNRLTAHFIVQFGQSDLRKQWTWEPRMAESLVLSLVDPNDSVRQVGKCLLEQVSDSRGLACGLKFLCSSSSSLSATFLGLRHALKVVQLDSVVSKFQTLQHFFFILQKLIKEGDSPNPILSENSNIKQYSSQGGFLVQPAFDSLHIKIDEDTSTIDFKSQEKFRCLLSEAAWPSILKCLVEGKEFIDYSLCQMTCVRVLEILPVVFKRLYPSFMEYSRDSGKIMEKVFDFLWLHYLIDWGKSSLKVVLVYWKRTVTSLLSLLRGACSNTLVFTAIENLISCESVNVDQLMEQVSLLRVSLCKEVAWNSGTTLLGPKTSFSEDLRFAKKYSAPDLQPAQSEETSLQFKDSVLDSRDKSTVIVLSDDEAEKPISPAKVILPDVNDPGHGRLDKNTVSRTPADDRSASLIDTIKEIPRDVWHERKDALDKSCLSSQKQASDKLRGKPPTSIKSIGKDKKKEVKSSVNESDAFLPQPKNNLKNLSDESVSAKSIGKTSHGMICETRDSTLKQIVCDPKDDPLESELKSVKKQPLFLPKFSVSAPKRQVIQLKTPTENRFGSLHRLEAGFKRFKPPRLDDWYRPILEINYFEIVGLSSASENVNRTVSRLKEVPACFQSPEQYVEIFRPLVLEEFKAQLHSSFLEMSSWEDMYYGKISVMSVERVDDFHLVRFVHDDNDSTSPKGFSENDLVLLTKEVPQKKCPDIHMVGKVERRERDNKRRASVLLIRFYFLNGSSRLNQARKLVIERSKWHASRIMSITPQFREFQALSALKNIPILPVILNPVTDSPGDKSREVSLGKLSQPLQEVLKSSFNDSQLQAINIAIGLPNTKKELELSLIQGPPGTGKTRTIVAIVSALLASLRGTNDVKNFQNRGSRQFNSSSGAGPKLSQSVALARAWQDAALARQLNEDVRRNEKSVEGSVRRRVLICAQSNAAVDELVSRIYSGGLYGSDGKMYKPYIVRVGNAKTIHPDSLPFFIDTLVDRRIAEEKMYSGDAKNESSTGSSTTLRTKLEKLVDCIRYYEAKRANLQDTNSDLKDFLDDETLKGDDLKEMSDPELAVKLRKLYEQKKQIFKDLSAAQAQERKSNEEIKAVKHKMRKSILKEAEIVVTTLSGCGGDLFEVCSESISSCKFGNPPEHTLFDAVVIDEAAQALEPATLIPLQLLKSYGTKCIMVGDPKQLPATVLSNVASKFLYECSMFERIQKAGYPVTMLTKQYRMHPEISRFPSSHFYDGKLLNGEKMSNKTGTFHETEGLGPYVFYDVVDGQELRGKNSGSFSLHNDCEAEAAVEVIRFYKKRHPSEFEAKRIGIITPYKSQLSVLRSRFSSAFGSTVIANMEFNTIDGFQGREVDILILSTVRAAESSTHVNGFNSSSIGFVADIRRMNVALTRAKLSLWIFGNARTLLGNYNWAALVKDAKERKLVISVKPYVPFKTALTDNVNSEKSEYHSSKAKHVENVNHSGRHSKQVKQKFQTACQGNIEGRTVAGNENKFSAKREDVQRIRKGAQDNVDLPSVDATGSDRKLKNVEAVISRDSVTGDESMCSERSKKKLEKQAKKDKYMEKLEKPAMKDKCTDSNSKSHNSIRETSDGHKKLKENVLKGQDKLFKHDKNLEIKTSLAEGSVEGTKSKDIKAPDKKGASEDLITKRKQQREAVDAILYSSLISSKKKESSKKPLPGKRSISPSSIVSSGIRPPKKTKKGQE, encoded by the exons ATGTTCTTACTAAAAAGTTGGCTTGCAAG ATTGTTATTTCAGATAGCCCTGCTTATTGTAAACCGAGGCTACACAATGAACCCACCGTGCCCTCCAGTTGAATGTGCTCATATGTG GGGTCCTTCACTTGTGTCATCTTTGAAGGATTCTTCACTTCACAGTTCTTTGCGGCAACCCGCTTTTGATCTTATACAAGCTATTATTGTGTCTGATGCTACTGCCTTAGCAACTATGATGTTGAATAACCGTACACCTCTCGACACTGATAGAAGCACCGAGTTCAATGATGgcgaagatgatgatgatggacTTCCATTTTCCTCAGATGTTGAGGAAAAAGATAACAGTTGTTGGAGGGAATTCAGTGCGCAGAGCAAGATTACTTCTCAGGAGTACAGGGGGTGGATGTGTGTGCCCATGATATGGATTGATGTTCTAGTTGATACTGATCCATCAATCCTTCCAGTTTCATTTTCAAAAGCTGTTTTCTGGGCCCGATCTTTTTTGACCATGACAGAACCTGAAACTGCAGCTGAAATGGTACTTAGTGTGAGATCTTGGCTTTTGTCTTCTGCCACAGAAATCTCCAACTCATTTGGGTGGAAGGTCCCAACTGGCTCTGATGATGGTGGGGGAGGAAAGGAGTCAAAAAATTCAGTCAGAGTATCTGTAATACATCTCCCATTGCTAAGAACATTCAACAG GTTAACTGCACATTTCATTGTTCAATTTGGGCAAAGTGATCTTCGGAAGCAGTGGACATGGGAACCAAGGATGGCAGAGAGCTTGGTCCTTTCACTTGTGGATCCCAATGAT AGTGTAAGGCAAGTTGGTAAGTGCCTCTTGGAGCAAGTTTCAGACTCTAGGGGTCTTGCATGTGGTTTAAAGTTCCTTTGCTCCAGTAGTTCTTCTTTGTCTGCCACTTTTTTAGGCTTGAGACATGCTTTGAAAGTG GTTCAATTGGATTCTGTTGTATCAAAGTTTCAGACATTACAACATTTTTTCTTCATTCTCCAAAAACTCATTAAAGAAGGGGATTCGCCTAATCCAATTTTGTCTGAAAATTCAAATATAAAGCAATACTCTTCTCAAGGTGGATTTCTCGTACAGCCAGCCTTTGATTCCTTGCATATAAAAATCGATGAGGATACATCAACCATTGACTTCAAATCACAGGAGAAATTTCGTTGTTTACTGTCAGAAGCTGCTTGGCCTTCAATTCTGAAGTGCTTGGTAGAAGGGAAAGAATTTATTGATTACAGTCTTTGTCAG ATGACTTGTGTTCGTGTACTTGAAATCCTCCCTGTCGTGTTCAAGAGGCTTTATCCATCTTTCATGGAATATTCTAGGGATTCTGGAAAGATCATGGAAAAAGTATTTGACTTCCTATGGTTACATTACTTGATAGATTGGGGAAAATCATCACTTAAGGTTGTTCTTGTTTATTGGAAACGAACAGTAACTTCTCTATTGAGTTTGCTCAGGGGAGCTTGCAGTAATACTTTGGTTTTTACAGCCATTGAAAATCTTATTTCATGTG AGAGTGTTAATGTTGATCAATTGATGGAGCAAGTTTCACTCCTTCGTGTTTCATTGTGTAAAGAAGTTGCCTGGAACAGTGGGACGACTCTGTTAGGACCAAAAACTTCATTTTCTGAAGATTTGCGTTTTGCCAAGAAGTATTCAGCTCCTGATTTGCAGCCTGCCCAATCAGAAGAGACCAGTCTGCAGTTCAAGGACTCAGTATTAGATAGCAGAGACAAAAGTACTGTGATTGTTCTTTCAGATGATGAAGCAGAAAAACCAATTTCACCTGCTAAGGTCATTTTACCTGATGTTAATGATCCAGGCCATGGTCGATTAGATAAAAATACGGTGTCTCGTACTCCTGCAGATGATAGAAGTGCTTCACTAATTGATACTATAAAGGAGATTCCAAGGGATGTATGGCATGAAAGAAAGGATGCTTTAGATAAATCTTGCCTCTCTTCTCAGAAGCAGGCTTCTGACAAATTAAGAGGCAAGCCACCTACTTCTATCAAATCAATTGGCAAAGATAAGAAGAAAGAAGTCAAATCCAGTGTTAATGAAAGTGATGCCTTCTTACCTCAACCAAAAAATAATTTGAAGAACTTGTCTGATGAGTCTGTCAGTGCTAAAAGCATAGGAAAAACATCTCATGGTATGATTTGTGAAACTAGAGATTCAACATTGAAGCAGATTGTGTGTGATCCCAAGGATGACCCACTCGAGTCTGAACTCAAATCTGTAAAAAAGCAGCCCTTGTTTCTGCCGAAGTTTAGTGTTTCAGCTCCAAAAAGGCAAGTTATTCAACTTAAAACGCCTACTGAAAATAGATTTGGAAGTTTACATAGACTGGAAGCTGGATTTAAAAGGTTCAAGCCTCCAAGACTAGACGACTGGTATAGACCAATTCTGGAAATAAATTACTTCGAAATAGTGGGGTTATCATCAGCAAGCGAAAATGTGAACCGGACTGTTAGTAGACTGAAGGAGGTCCCTGCTTGTTTCCAATCACCAGAGCAGTATGTAGAAATATTTCGGCCATTAGTTTTGGAGGAGTTCAAAGCACAGTTGCATAGTTCCTTTCTGGAGATGTCTTCATGGGAGGATATGTATTATGGAAAAATATCAGTTATGTCAGTTGAGAGGGTGGATGATTTTCATCTTGTTCGTTTTGTTCATGATGACAATGATTCTACATCCCCAAAAGGCTTTTCAGAAAATGACCTTGTTTTACTAACAAAAGAAGTCCCACAGAAGAAGTGCCCTGATATTCATATGGTTGGAAAG GTGGAGAGACGAGAGAGGGACAACAAAAGAAGGGCAAGTGTACTTCTAATCAGATTCTATTTTCTAAATGGATCTTCACGTTTAAATCAAGCAAGGAAGCTAGTAATTGAACGCAGCAAATGGCATGCAAGTCGAATCATGAGCATTACACCTCAATTTCGAGAATTTCAGGCGCTATCAGCATTAAAGAATATCCCGATTCTCCCAGTTATTTTAAATCCTGTCACTGATTCTCCAGGTGATAAGTCAAGGGAGGTTTCTTTGGGTAAGCTTTCCCAGCCCTTGCAGGAAGTACTCAAGTCATCTTTCAATGACAGCCAATTGCAGGCTATTAATATTGCAATTGGATTGCCAAACACAAAGAAAGAATTGGAATTATCACTTATTCAGGGACCTCCAG GGACTGGGAAGACTCGAACTATAGTGGCTATTGTCAGTGCCTTGCTTGCTTCATTACGCGGAACTAATGATGTGAAGAATTTCCAGAATAGAGGCTCAAGACAATTTAATAGTTCATCTGGTGCTGGGCCAAAACTTAGCCAATCTGTTGCACTTGCAAGGGCATGGCAGGACGCTGCTTTGGCTAGACAATTGAATGAGGATGTGAGGAGAAATGAGAAGTCAGTGGAAGGTTCTGTTAGGAGAAGGGTTCTCATTTGTGCTCAATCAAATGCAGCAGTTGATGAGTTGGTGTCGAGGATTTACAGTGGAGGCCTTTATGGCAGTGATGGAAAAATGTACAAGCCATATATTGTAAGAGTTGGTAATGCAAAAACAATTCACCCAGATTCACTCCCCTTCTTTATTGATACCCTTGTTGATCGTCGCATTGCAGAAGAGAAGATGTATTCAGGTGATGCCAAGAATGAATCAAGTACTGGCTCTTCTACAACATTGCGTACTAAGTTGGAAAAGTTAGTGGACTGCATTAGGTATTATGAGGCTAAGCGTGCTAACTTACAGGATACGAACTCAGACCTAAAAGATTTTCTAGATGATGAAACACTTAAAGGGGATGACTTGAAAGAAATGTCAGATCCCGAGCTAGCCGTGAAGCTACGTAAATTGTATGAACAGAAGAAACAAATCTTCAAAGATCTAAGTGCTGCTCAGGCACAGGAGAGGAAATCTAATGAAGAAATTAAGGCTGTGAAACATAAGATGAGGAAGTCTATACTGAAGGAAGCTGAAATAGTAGTGACTACATTAAGTGGGTGTGGTGGTGACCTCTTTGAGGTTTGCTCTGAATCCATTTCAAGTTGTAAATTTGGGAATCCACCCGAGCATACACTTTTTGATGCGGTTGTTATTGATGAAGCAGCTCAG GCTCTCGAACCTGCTACTTTGATTCCTCTTCAACTTTTAAAGTCATATGGAACAAAGTGTATCATG GTTGGTGATCCAAAACAACTTCCTGCAACAGTCCTCTCTAATGTGGCTAGCAAATTTCTTTACGAATGCAGCATGTTTGAACGTATACAAAAGGCTGGTTATCCTGTTACAATGCTTACCAAGCAG TATAGGATGCACCCTGAGATTTCCCGGTTTCCTTCCTCTCATTTTTATGATGGTAAGCTGCTGAATGGAGAGAAGATGTCAAACAAAACAGGTACATTTCATGAGACTGAGGGTCTTGGCCCTTATGTATTTTATGATGTTGTTGACGGCCAGGAACTTCGGGGCAAGAATTCTGGTTCGTTTTCCCTTCATAATGACTGTGAAGCTGAAGCTGCAGTTGAAGTAATAAGATTTTACAAGAAAAG GCATCCCTCTGAATTTGAAGCTAAAAGAATCGGCATCATAACtccatacaagtctcaactttCAGTCTTGCGTTCTCGATTTTCCAGTGCGTTTGGGTCCACTGTTATAGCTAATATGGAGTTCAATACTATTGATGGTTTTCAAGGACGTGAAGTTGATATACTGATTCTTTCCACTGTTAGAGCAGCTGAGTCATCTACTCATGTAAATGGATTCAATTCTAGCAGTATTGGATTTGTTGCTGATATAAGGCGGATGAATGTTGCTTTGACGAGAGCTAAGCTCTCCCTTTGGATATTTGGGAATGCAAGAACCTTGCTGGGAAATTATAATTGGGCTGCTCTAGTTAAAGATGCAAAGGAGAGAAAGCTGGTTATTTCGGTTAAACCGTATGTACCATTTAAAACAGCGTTGACAGATAATGTTAATTCTGAAAAATCTGAATATCATTCAAGTAAAGCAAAGCATGTTGAAAATGTTAATCATTCAGGCAGACATAGTAAACAAGTTAAGCAGAAGTTTCAGACAGCCTGCCAGGGGAATATAGAAGGTAGAACAGTTGCAggaaatgaaaataagttttcagCCAAAAGGGAAGATGTTCAACGTATCAGAAAAGGAGCTCAAGATAATGTTGATCTTCCATCTGTTGATGCTACTGGTTCTGACAGAAAGTTAAAGAATGTAGAAGCTGTAATTTCCAGAGATTCCGTTACAGGTGATGAAAGTATGTGTAGTGAAAGAAGTAAGAAGAAACTTGAAAAGCAAGCCAAGAAAGATAAGTATATGGAGAAACTTGAAAAGCCAGCTATGAAAGATAAATGTACGGACTCAAACAGCAAATCACACAACTCCATACGAGAAACGAGTGATGGccataaaaaattgaaagagAATGTGTTGAAAGGACAAGATAAATTATTTAAGCATGACAAGAATTTGGAAATCAAGACATCTTTAGCTGAAGGCAGTGTTGAAGGTACGAAATCCAAGGACATCAAGGCTCCTGATAAAAAGGGTGCTTCTGAAGATTTAATCACGAAAAGGAAGCAACAACGTGAGGCTGTTGATGCTATTCTTTATTCATCTCTCATTTCGTCTAAGAAGAAAGAATCGTCAAAAAAACCCTTACCTGGCAAAAGATCTATTTCTCCAAGTTCAATTGTAAGTAGCGGTATCAGACCACCGAAGAAGACAAAAAAAG